The genomic segment CCTGCTGGACGAAATTTCCGAAATGGATCTTGGCTTGCAGTCTAAACTCCTACGGGTGTTGCAGGAGCGTGAAGTGGAGAGGGTAGGCGGGCGAAAAACCATCCCGCTGGATGTTCGTGTCGTGGCAACCACCAACCGCGACCTGGCGGATTACGTCCGTGAGGGCAAGTTCCGTGAAGACCTGTATTACCGGCTAACGGTGTTCCCCATGCACTGGCAGCCGCTGCGGGAGCGACCGCTGGATATACTGCCGCTGGCCAAATTCCTGCTCAAGAAGCACTGCCGTAAAATGAAGCTTACCGGTATTGCTCTGGCGGAGGATGCGCGCAAGGCACTGATCAGCCACCGCTGGCCCGGTAATGTTCGCGAGCTTGATAATGCCATTCAGCGGGCGCTGGTATTGCAGCAGGGCAATGTGATTCACGAGGGTGATTTATGCCTGGAGCTGGGGATCACTGGCCGGGCCGATTTCGGCTCACCGGGTTTGCACAGTGTCGCACCACAGATTAATCACCAGCCGTCAGAGCCCGACCCCCTCCATTCCGTTCCTATGGAGTCGGCACCGGAAACGCTTAGTGAGGAGCTTCACGAGGCCGGTTCACTGGGGGATGATCTGCGACAGCAGGAGTTCCGTATCATTATCCAGACGCTCAGGAAAGAACGGGGCCGTCGCAACCGGGCCGCAGAGCAGCTGGGTATCAGCCCAAGAACGCTCCGCTACAAACTGGCCCAGATGCGCGATGCCGGAATCGACCTTGAGTCCGAACTTGCGTTGGCCTGAAAGCCGTTTTTGTTTGTTGTCTAGACCTATACTCCTTCGGGCACCCTACGGGGTGCCGGTTTTTATACGCCTGTCCTTGCTACCTGTCTTCGTCAAATGTCCGTCACTGATTAACCCTCTCTGACATTAATGCTACTCAATCTATTGAATTGAAACGATAAAGTGTTTCTGGCCTGTCATTTGCTTAGCCATATCCATGTAACGAACAAGTGAAGCCCGAGGGCTTAGCCTGGTTAGCGTGGAGAGAAATATGGTTCAGCGTGCCGACATCAACAGTGTTCTGTCAGATATCCGTTCCCTGCGTTCCCAGATGATGCAGAACCAGCGTATTGAGCAGGATCAATCGGTTCGTGGCCGTGTTGACGGCCCGCGCAACGTTCAGGAACCCCGGGAAATTCCCAGTTTCAGCGATATGCTGGGCAATGCGGTCAACAGTGTGAATGATGCCCAGAAGCAGGCCGGCGACCTGCGCACGGCCTACGACATGGGCGACCCCAATGTCGATATCACCCGAGTGATGATTGCCGCCCAGAAATCCAGTGTGTCTTTCGAGGCGCTCACCCAGGTGCGTAACCGGGTGGTACGAGCGTACGAAGACATCATGAATATGCCGATCTGATAACGGAGCACCAGCATGGCAAGCGTACCAGCACAAACCACTGCCACTGACGTGCCGGCAACCCAGGACGC from the Marinobacter sp. LQ44 genome contains:
- the fliE gene encoding flagellar hook-basal body complex protein FliE, translating into MVQRADINSVLSDIRSLRSQMMQNQRIEQDQSVRGRVDGPRNVQEPREIPSFSDMLGNAVNSVNDAQKQAGDLRTAYDMGDPNVDITRVMIAAQKSSVSFEALTQVRNRVVRAYEDIMNMPI
- a CDS encoding sigma-54-dependent transcriptional regulator; this encodes MAKAQILIVEDDRDLREALVTTLELAKFRVREAASGQEALAALARDPVDMVVSDVNMPGMSGHELLAEVQRHYPGLPMMLITAYGQISHAVSAMQSGAIDYLVKPFEPQVLVEAVTRVVGGAKPKSGDEPVAEDPISKRMFQLAAKVAGSDSTVMISGESGTGKEVLARYIHQQSPRADQPFVAINCAAIPENMLEAILFGHEKGAFTGAVASSPGKFEQANGGTILLDEISEMDLGLQSKLLRVLQEREVERVGGRKTIPLDVRVVATTNRDLADYVREGKFREDLYYRLTVFPMHWQPLRERPLDILPLAKFLLKKHCRKMKLTGIALAEDARKALISHRWPGNVRELDNAIQRALVLQQGNVIHEGDLCLELGITGRADFGSPGLHSVAPQINHQPSEPDPLHSVPMESAPETLSEELHEAGSLGDDLRQQEFRIIIQTLRKERGRRNRAAEQLGISPRTLRYKLAQMRDAGIDLESELALA